A single window of Nicotiana tomentosiformis chromosome 1, ASM39032v3, whole genome shotgun sequence DNA harbors:
- the LOC104108131 gene encoding CAAX prenyl protease 1 homolog: MAFPYLEAVLGFMILMYIFETYLDVRQHAAHKLPTLPKTLVGVISQEKFKKSRAYSLDKSYFHFIHEFVTILMDSSILYFRILPWFWKISGESLLYLGLNTENEIFHTLSFLAGVMVWSQITDLPFSLYSTFVIETRHGFNKQTVWLFFRDMIKGIALAIVIGPPIVAAIIVIVQKGGPYLAIYLWGFMLILSLAMMTIYPVLIAPLFNKFTPLPQGELRLNIENLASSLKFPLKKLFVVDGSTRSSHSNAYMYGFFKNKRIVLYDTLIQQCKNDEEIVAVIAHELGHWKLNHTMYSFIAVQILTLLQFGGYTLVRNSKDLFQSFGFDTQPVLIGLIIFQHTVIPLQHLVSFGLNLVSRTFEFQADAFAKKLGYAAPLRAGLVKLQEENLSAMNTDPWYSAYHYSHPPLVERLAAIDEPEKKTD, from the exons GTTTCATGATATTAATGTACATATTTGAGACATACCTTGATGTACGACAGCATGCTGCTCATAAATTGCCAACACTTCCGAAAACTTTGGTAGGAGTTATCAGCCAGGAAAAATTTAAGAAGTCCCGTGCGTATAGTCTAGACAAAAG TTACTTCCATTTTATCCACGAGTTTGTTACCATACTTATGGACTCTTCCATCTTGTACTTCCGGATATTGCCCTGGTTTTGGAAG ATATCAGGAGAATCTTTACTATACCTTGGTCTCAACACAGAGAATGAAATATTTCACACACTTTCATTTTTAGCAGGAGTAATGGTTTGGTCACAG ATCACCGATTTGCCATTTTCATTGTATTCAACCTTTGTGATTGAGACCCGCCATGGTTTCAACAAG CAAACAGTATGGTTATTCTTTAGGGACATGATAAAAGGAATTGCTTTAGCTATTGTGATTGGTCCTCCCATTGTGGCTGCCATCATTGTTATAGTACAG AAAGGAGGTCCTTACTTGGCAATTTACTTGTGGGGGTTTATGCTGATTTTATCTCTTGCTATGATGACTATCTACCCTGTACTAATTGCTCCACTTTTCAACAAGTTCACTCCG CTTCCACAGGGAGAGCTTAGGTTGAATATTGAGAATCTTGCGTCCTCACTCAAGTTTCCCCTAAAGAAATTATTCGTCGTTGATGGGTCCACACGGTCAAGCCATAGCAAT GCATACATGTATGGGTTCTTCAAGAACAAGCGCATTGTCCTCTATGATACACTCATCCAGCAG TGCAAGAATGATGAGGAAATAGTAGCTGTTATTGCACATGAACTGGGTCATTGGAAACTTAATCACACAATGTACTCCTTCATTGCGGtccag ATTCTCACATTGTTGCAGTTTGGAGGATACACTCTTGTTAGGAATTCTAAGGATTTGTTTCAGAGTTTTGGGTTTGACACACAACCAGTCCTTATTGGACTCATCATTTTCCAG CACACTGTGATACCTCTCCAGCACCTAGTAAGCTTTGGCCTTAATCTTGTAAGCCGCACCTTTGAGTTCCAG gcTGATGCATTTGCAAAGAAGTTGGGTTATGCTGCACCTCTTCGAGCTGGTCTTGTGAAACTGCAG GAAGAAAACTTGTCAGCTATGAACACAGATCCTTGGTATTCAGCCTATCATTACTCTCACCCTCCCCTAGTTGAAAGACTCGCTGCCATTGATGAACCTGAGAAGAAGACGGACTAA